From the genome of Leishmania major strain Friedlin complete genome, chromosome 35:
CATAGGCCGTGAACACCCATGTtagccacacacacacacacacacacacacctcgtCTCGTGGAGATGGACAGGGGTCTAACGAAGGAAATGAATACGACGTCACCCACGCACgtcggcacgcgcgcagagaggTCTGAAGATGCAAGTACACCAGAGATAGAATCCCTTTTCGGCAAACTGCCCACCGCTGAGCAGACAGAGTGCACCAAGAGCGACCGAAAGAGGTGCTTCTCCACCTTAAAGAAAGAGGGGAACCGAAGAGAGAATGAACTTGgccacgtgtgcgtgtgtgtggcgatCAGCAACGCGGAGGAAGACTCTCCGCAACACTGCGCAGTGTGGCTTGTTCCGTCGGAGAGTGTGTGAAGTGTGGTAACCACCGATACCACGGCTGTGCTCAATCACCCCCAAATATTATGTGGCGGCTGCGATcacgtctgtgcgtgtgcatgtggtACACGTTGACACCCACGTGCACCGCTCCCCTTTCCCTTGTTCCTTTTTGTTTATGAGCGTGGCCTATCCGATCGCATAAGAAGCAGTGGCAAACGCCAGCTCGATCGCGCAGATTGCCGGAAAGAAACGCGACAAACGACCGGCATTGTtcgccccacccccgctTGCATGAACGCAAGCTTAGATagaaaggagagaaagcAAGAAAACTTGCACAGGCACCGAATAAGAGAGAAAAACGACCGAGTGTCCCAGTCTTgtcacccccctcctcctctttgtTGCATCATCACATCAGCCCGTgttcgccgtcgcagcgcagcgcagctgcctCTCCGCGGCTTAGCTTCCGCTTTTCGTTCCTCTCCGCTCCCCCATGACGCTTCCAGTACGCAGTCGGAAGCGGCCTTGCACAAATCGGCGCGCAAACGACACATTCGTCTTACGGTTGATCACCTCGTTAGCGATGATGTCGAGCGCAACCACCTCAAAACCGGCACCCTCGAAGAGGGTGCGAACCTCCTCCAAGGCAAAGAAGTGACTGAGTGTCCCGTTGGTGCGCTCGTACGTGTTGGTGttgccggtgccgtcgccttcgctaccgtcgccgcgccgccggtACGACGACGCCTGAAACCGGCGCTCCGCGTGATCACTAACGGCATAGTCGCGGAAGTACAGCACGCCTCCAGGGGACGCCATGCACCGGGCAATGCGGCGCAGGACGACAGCGTGTGAGGAGACTGGAATGGAGCAGAGAACAAAAACGAGGGACACAAATTCCGGCAACTCGCAGACTGGTAGCCTGCCCACCACCGCAGTGCTGTCACCATCTGCACCACCTGCTCCTGCAACGTCCGTGGAGGACGATGACGCCGTCGCGCCCCCTCCCGTCGGCGTGAAGAAGGGGCAGTCTGCCACCTCCGACTCGACCGGAttcaacacacacacgtgcacctTGGCTGCTAGCGCCGGTGGCAGCACTGCTCGCTTCTCCTCTAAAAGCCCGATGGCGACGGACGAGATATCGAACCCGAAAAGCGCTCGCCACTGAGGAAGGTGACCGTACTGGGCAAAAACAGGAAGCATGGCATTGCCCACCCCACAGCCAGCCTCCATCCACGAAAACGAACGCGCAggcgaggccgaggcggcggactTACttggcgccgcctcgtctgTTGCGGATGTCCtctccgtcgccgcggcagcgtcgatcGCCGCCCGCAGCTCATGAAACTCCCGCAGTATGTAGTGCCGATCCTTGAACCCGTTCACAGTATTATTACGGTAGTACATATCCCATTGGCGCTTGTGCAAGTCGGTGTGTTGGTTTACACggtgcgcctgcagctggccGCT
Proteins encoded in this window:
- a CDS encoding conserved hypothetical protein (previous protein_id=AAZ14583.1) codes for the protein MSIATNSEAPTQPSRAASFSCTHDALHERKRARPPPYPPFVSEYRPYSSGQLQAHRVNQHTDLHKRQWDMYYRNNTVNGFKDRHYILREFHELRAAIDAAAATERTSATDEAAPSKSAASASPARSFSWMEAGCGVGNAMLPVFAQYGHLPQWRALFGFDISSVAIGLLEEKRAVLPPALAAKVHVCVLNPVESEVADCPFFTPTGGGATASSSSTDVAGAGGADGDSTAVVGRLPVCELPEFVSLVFVLCSIPVSSHAVVLRRIARCMASPGGVLYFRDYAVSDHAERRFQASSYRRRGDGSEGDGTGNTNTYERTNGTLSHFFALEEVRTLFEGAGFEVVALDIIANEVINRKTNVSFARRFVQGRFRLRTGSVMGERRGTKSGS